A single region of the Idiomarinaceae bacterium HL-53 genome encodes:
- a CDS encoding SM-20-related protein has product MVRQYLLEVNSTPTKETLDTSFAQIADALVARGYVVVPNFIDEHYAQQLFDYAQALPQGIWHLAGVGREQQHSINTHIRNDEIHWLSTQSATESIWLSHMTALQRALNRHLFLGLFDYECHLARFPAGSFYKKHLDAFKGRSNRVLTTVAYLNSDWNEADGGQLVIYGERGEVLETVLPQQGTFVVFLSDQFVHEVKVSNRTRYSMTGWFRHNTTTASRVDPAR; this is encoded by the coding sequence ATGGTACGCCAATACTTGCTAGAAGTGAACTCAACACCAACAAAGGAAACATTAGATACCTCTTTTGCCCAAATCGCCGACGCGCTCGTGGCAAGAGGCTACGTTGTAGTGCCCAATTTCATCGATGAACATTATGCCCAGCAGCTTTTTGATTATGCACAGGCATTACCCCAAGGCATTTGGCATTTAGCCGGCGTTGGCCGCGAACAACAACACTCGATCAACACCCATATTCGGAACGATGAAATACATTGGCTAAGCACGCAAAGCGCAACCGAGAGCATTTGGCTTTCACACATGACTGCACTTCAGCGAGCTCTAAACCGGCACTTGTTCCTCGGGTTGTTCGACTATGAATGCCACTTAGCACGTTTCCCCGCCGGTAGTTTTTATAAAAAACATCTTGATGCCTTTAAAGGGAGAAGTAATCGTGTTCTTACCACCGTTGCATATCTAAATTCGGACTGGAACGAAGCCGATGGTGGACAGTTGGTCATTTATGGTGAACGTGGAGAAGTCTTAGAGACGGTGCTTCCGCAGCAGGGTACATTCGTGGTATTCCTGAGCGATCAATTTGTACATGAAGTTAAGGTCTCAAATCGCACCAGATACAGTATGACCGGTTGGTTTCGGCATAACACGACAACTGCTTCCCGCGTCGACCCAGCGCGTTAA
- a CDS encoding LSU ribosomal protein L33P yields MRDKIRLVSSAGTGFFYTTDKNKRNMPEKFEIKKFDPVVRKHVMFKEAKIK; encoded by the coding sequence ATGCGTGATAAAATTCGTCTAGTTTCTTCTGCTGGTACTGGATTCTTCTACACCACAGATAAAAACAAACGTAACATGCCTGAGAAATTCGAGATCAAGAAATTTGATCCGGTAGTTCGCAAGCACGTGATGTTTAAAGAAGCGAAAATCAAATAA
- a CDS encoding large subunit ribosomal protein L28 yields MSRVCQVTGKRPVVGNNRSHANNATRRRFLPNLQSHRFWVESEKRWVKLRISTKGMRIIDKNGIDSVLADLRAKGVRV; encoded by the coding sequence ATGTCTCGAGTATGTCAAGTAACAGGAAAGCGGCCAGTGGTTGGTAATAACCGCTCACACGCGAACAATGCGACCCGCCGTCGGTTCCTGCCAAACCTTCAGTCTCACCGTTTCTGGGTAGAAAGCGAGAAACGTTGGGTGAAACTGCGTATTTCAACAAAAGGTATGCGTATCATCGATAAGAACGGTATTGATTCAGTTCTTGCAGATTTGCGTGCTAAAGGTGTCCGGGTTTAA
- a CDS encoding transcriptional regulator, TetR family gives MAATRNQNRKEEILGTLAHMLETNLGQPITTARLAHAVGVSEAALYRHFPSKAKMFDDLINLIEDILLGSMNRMLDQEKDTMKRVRGMIYIILQFAEQSPGMSRVLTGDALMGEHERLRARVVGLFDKLESQLKQILRERKLREGVEFVTDEAVLANVVMAFTEGKLLQYVRSGFKLRPTVQFATQWQLIEKQLLGS, from the coding sequence ATGGCAGCAACACGCAATCAAAACCGCAAGGAAGAGATCCTTGGCACATTAGCGCATATGCTTGAGACAAACTTGGGCCAACCGATTACTACCGCTCGGCTAGCGCATGCAGTCGGGGTGTCCGAAGCGGCGCTTTATCGGCATTTTCCTTCGAAAGCTAAAATGTTTGACGACTTAATTAACTTAATTGAAGATATTTTGCTGGGCAGCATGAATAGAATGCTCGATCAGGAAAAGGACACGATGAAGCGCGTACGCGGCATGATTTACATTATTCTGCAATTCGCAGAGCAGTCTCCAGGTATGAGTCGCGTTCTTACAGGGGATGCCCTTATGGGTGAGCATGAGCGTTTACGCGCTCGAGTGGTTGGGTTATTTGATAAACTTGAGAGCCAACTGAAGCAAATATTGCGTGAGCGGAAGCTTCGTGAAGGAGTTGAATTTGTAACAGACGAGGCTGTATTGGCGAATGTGGTCATGGCGTTTACAGAAGGTAAATTATTACAGTACGTTCGCTCTGGCTTTAAGTTGCGGCCCACGGTACAATTCGCCACCCAGTGGCAACTCATTGAAAAGCAGTTGCTGGGGTCATAA
- a CDS encoding deoxyuridine 5'-triphosphate nucleotidohydrolase, translated as MAKSIDVKILDPRVGKDFPLPAYATNGSAGMDLRACISHAITLKPGETELVGTGLAIHIGDPTLAATILPRSGLGHKHGIVLGNLVGLIDSDYQGELMVSVWNRGHTTFTIEPGERIAQLVILPVVQAELNLVNDFTQTDRGEGGFGSSGRH; from the coding sequence ATGGCGAAAAGTATTGATGTAAAGATTCTCGATCCGCGTGTCGGCAAAGATTTTCCCCTTCCAGCTTATGCAACTAACGGTTCGGCCGGCATGGATTTGCGCGCATGTATTAGCCATGCGATTACGCTCAAGCCCGGCGAAACAGAACTGGTAGGAACAGGCTTGGCAATTCACATTGGCGATCCGACGTTGGCGGCGACTATCTTACCGCGCTCAGGCTTGGGTCATAAGCACGGTATTGTGCTTGGTAACCTTGTGGGCCTCATTGACTCTGATTATCAAGGCGAACTCATGGTGTCGGTGTGGAACCGCGGCCATACAACCTTTACTATCGAGCCAGGTGAGCGTATTGCACAGCTCGTTATTTTGCCAGTGGTGCAAGCCGAGTTAAATCTGGTGAACGACTTCACGCAGACCGATCGCGGTGAAGGTGGTTTTGGCTCTTCGGGCAGACACTGA
- a CDS encoding Phosphopantothenate-cysteine ligase yields MQSLKNCNLLLIVTGGIAAYKTPELVRRLRDEQVNVRVVMTHGAKSFITPLTLQAVSGHPVHDDLLDPEAEAAMGHIELARWADLVVVAPASASALAKLAHGHADDLFTTLCLATDAPIAVVPAMNRLMWAAQPVQRNVELLMQDGKLIWGPAEGSQACGEVGAGRMLEPQEILANIRNFFTSTCHLETSGELQGQSVVITAGPTREALDPVRYLSNHSSGKMGFALAQAAAAAGAKVTLIAGPVNLPTPEGVERIDVESAEQMLAEVQAAVPQSSIFIGCAAVADFKAAHIAENKMKKTQGEDEMVLTLVKNPDILAWVAHQSPRPFTVGFAAETQQVEAYAVKKMRQKQLDMIVANDVSVSGLGFNSDQNAAHVYWPTSPEAFGQQAFAARSKLQLAKDLIQLISEQKK; encoded by the coding sequence ATGCAGAGCCTAAAGAATTGTAATCTATTGCTGATTGTGACCGGTGGCATCGCCGCTTACAAAACTCCAGAGCTCGTTCGTCGCTTACGTGACGAGCAGGTGAACGTGCGCGTGGTCATGACTCACGGCGCGAAGAGCTTTATCACGCCGCTTACTTTGCAAGCGGTGTCTGGGCACCCGGTTCACGATGATTTGCTCGATCCTGAGGCAGAGGCGGCGATGGGGCATATTGAGTTGGCTCGCTGGGCCGATTTGGTGGTTGTCGCACCGGCAAGCGCAAGCGCATTGGCGAAGCTTGCCCACGGACACGCCGACGATTTGTTCACAACGTTATGTTTAGCCACGGACGCCCCGATAGCGGTGGTGCCAGCCATGAATCGATTGATGTGGGCGGCGCAACCGGTACAACGGAATGTCGAACTTTTAATGCAAGACGGTAAACTTATTTGGGGACCCGCAGAAGGCTCTCAAGCCTGCGGGGAAGTAGGCGCAGGGCGCATGCTTGAACCGCAAGAGATACTGGCAAATATTCGTAATTTCTTTACCTCTACTTGTCATTTAGAAACCTCGGGTGAGTTGCAAGGTCAATCTGTTGTGATTACCGCTGGACCCACGCGAGAAGCGCTCGACCCGGTGCGATACTTGTCGAATCATAGCAGTGGCAAGATGGGCTTTGCGCTGGCGCAAGCCGCAGCTGCGGCAGGAGCAAAGGTTACCTTGATCGCGGGGCCGGTGAACTTACCCACGCCTGAGGGTGTGGAGCGGATCGATGTGGAAAGTGCGGAGCAAATGCTTGCTGAAGTGCAAGCTGCCGTTCCGCAGAGTAGTATTTTTATCGGCTGTGCTGCGGTTGCGGATTTCAAAGCGGCGCATATTGCTGAAAACAAGATGAAGAAAACCCAAGGCGAGGACGAAATGGTGCTCACCTTGGTAAAGAATCCAGATATCTTGGCTTGGGTTGCGCATCAATCGCCACGGCCTTTTACCGTTGGGTTTGCAGCTGAAACGCAGCAAGTAGAAGCTTATGCGGTGAAGAAAATGCGGCAAAAGCAGCTCGACATGATTGTCGCGAACGACGTAAGTGTTTCTGGCTTAGGTTTTAATAGCGATCAGAACGCTGCGCATGTTTACTGGCCTACTTCACCTGAAGCGTTCGGCCAACAAGCATTTGCCGCGCGCTCGAAGCTCCAGTTAGCGAAAGATTTAATTCAACTCATCAGCGAACAGAAGAAATAG
- a CDS encoding DNA replication and repair protein RadC, protein MHIREWPVEEKPREKLAKHGSQVLSDAELLAILFGTGTAGEDVMTWSRGLLQQAGGLGALLALPEPQKRALKGVGTARCMQLQVVLEISRRYLASTLEKGEGFTRPQMVRDYLASQLRHQPREVFAILLLDSQHRLLHYKELFYGTINAAPVYPREIVKIVLEFNAAAIILAHNHPSGIAEPSHADRRVTDRIKDALATIDVSVLDHFVIGAGETVSFAERGFL, encoded by the coding sequence ATGCATATTAGAGAATGGCCCGTAGAAGAAAAACCACGTGAAAAACTCGCCAAACATGGCTCGCAAGTACTTTCCGATGCGGAGCTACTTGCGATTCTATTCGGTACGGGAACCGCCGGAGAAGACGTGATGACGTGGAGTCGAGGTTTATTACAGCAAGCCGGCGGGTTGGGCGCATTGCTTGCACTTCCAGAACCCCAGAAACGCGCGCTAAAGGGCGTGGGCACAGCGCGTTGTATGCAGTTACAGGTTGTCTTGGAAATATCACGGCGCTATCTTGCGAGCACCTTAGAGAAAGGAGAGGGGTTTACGCGCCCGCAAATGGTACGAGACTACTTAGCGTCTCAGCTTCGGCATCAACCCAGAGAAGTGTTTGCCATTTTACTTTTAGACAGCCAGCACCGCTTGCTGCATTACAAAGAGCTTTTCTACGGCACGATTAACGCAGCGCCTGTTTATCCGCGCGAAATTGTCAAAATTGTACTCGAATTCAATGCAGCAGCCATCATCCTTGCGCATAATCATCCAAGTGGGATTGCAGAGCCGAGTCATGCCGATCGACGTGTGACGGATCGCATTAAAGACGCGCTCGCCACCATTGATGTTTCGGTACTCGACCATTTTGTCATAGGTGCGGGAGAAACCGTCAGCTTTGCTGAACGCGGTTTTCTCTAA
- a CDS encoding glycerol 3-phosphate dehydrogenase (NAD(P)+) has product MNATERQKSVTVLGAGSYGTALAICIARKGVPTLLWGRDEQAMRDMAKTRQNARYLGDIQLPEALTPCTDLAKAVAASSIILVVVPSYGFAEVLKQIKPHLRADARVAWATKGLEPETGRLLSDVATEILGPTVSLAILSGPTFAKEMAQGMPTAIAVAATEPTFVAELSEALHCDKSFRVYSNDDLIGMQLGGAVKNVIAIGAGMADGLGFGANTRTALITRGLAELTRLGIELGGKPETFTGMAGLGDLILTCTDNQSRNRRFGLAIGQGKSVDEAMKEIGQAVEGYRNTREVNALAKRYGVEMPIVEQLFMVLYEGKAPLEAAQALLGRARTSESL; this is encoded by the coding sequence ATGAACGCAACTGAACGCCAAAAAAGTGTGACAGTTCTGGGGGCGGGGTCTTATGGCACCGCCCTTGCTATCTGTATTGCACGAAAAGGCGTTCCTACCTTGCTTTGGGGGCGCGATGAGCAGGCCATGCGAGACATGGCAAAAACGCGGCAGAACGCCCGCTACTTGGGCGACATTCAATTGCCTGAAGCATTAACACCTTGTACAGACCTTGCAAAAGCAGTGGCCGCCTCTTCTATTATTCTAGTGGTGGTGCCGAGCTACGGTTTTGCAGAAGTGCTCAAGCAAATTAAACCACATTTGCGTGCCGATGCACGTGTTGCGTGGGCAACCAAAGGGCTTGAACCTGAAACTGGGCGTTTGCTCTCTGATGTAGCCACAGAAATCCTCGGACCCACCGTGTCACTAGCGATTCTCTCGGGTCCTACCTTTGCGAAAGAAATGGCGCAGGGCATGCCCACGGCAATAGCGGTTGCGGCCACTGAGCCAACGTTTGTAGCAGAGCTCAGTGAAGCGCTTCATTGCGACAAATCGTTCCGAGTTTATTCAAATGACGATTTGATCGGGATGCAGCTTGGTGGCGCGGTTAAGAATGTGATTGCGATTGGCGCCGGTATGGCCGACGGTTTGGGCTTTGGTGCGAATACTCGAACCGCACTCATCACGCGCGGGCTCGCTGAATTAACGCGATTGGGTATTGAGTTAGGTGGTAAACCTGAAACCTTCACAGGTATGGCGGGTTTAGGTGATTTAATTCTCACCTGTACCGACAACCAATCTCGCAATCGCCGATTTGGTCTTGCCATCGGGCAAGGTAAATCGGTCGACGAGGCAATGAAAGAAATCGGTCAAGCCGTTGAAGGGTATCGAAATACTCGTGAGGTGAATGCCTTAGCGAAGCGCTACGGCGTTGAAATGCCCATCGTCGAGCAACTGTTTATGGTGCTCTATGAGGGCAAAGCACCACTCGAAGCTGCGCAAGCTCTACTAGGAAGAGCCCGAACTAGCGAATCACTTTGA
- a CDS encoding protein translocase subunit secB has translation MADEQQSNAAAQGGEQQAQPQFAIQRIFVKDISFEAPNSPAIFRKEWKPSVSVDMNVSNNKLDEENLYEVVLTLTVKNTIGEETAFLCEVAQAGIFSIGSQVPEAQVPQLLAAFCPNILFPYARESIASLVNRGTFPQLNLAPVNFDAVYAQHVQQQQQQAAEGQKLDA, from the coding sequence ATGGCTGACGAACAGCAAAGCAATGCCGCCGCACAAGGTGGAGAGCAACAAGCACAACCTCAATTCGCAATTCAGCGCATTTTCGTTAAAGATATTTCTTTTGAAGCGCCTAACTCTCCGGCAATTTTTCGCAAAGAGTGGAAGCCGAGTGTCAGTGTTGACATGAATGTAAGTAACAACAAACTAGACGAAGAAAATCTTTATGAAGTTGTGCTTACACTCACAGTGAAAAACACCATTGGCGAAGAAACAGCGTTCTTGTGTGAAGTTGCACAAGCGGGTATTTTCTCTATCGGGTCGCAAGTTCCTGAAGCGCAAGTTCCACAGTTATTGGCAGCATTCTGCCCCAACATTTTGTTCCCATATGCACGTGAAAGCATCGCAAGCTTAGTAAACCGTGGTACGTTCCCACAGCTTAACTTAGCGCCAGTGAACTTCGATGCAGTTTATGCACAACACGTTCAGCAGCAACAGCAACAAGCAGCTGAAGGTCAAAAGCTGGACGCGTAA
- a CDS encoding Rhodanese-related sulfurtransferase, protein MDQFIQFVTEHYILSALWLAVFTFLVLDIVKRRFSAVTTLSAQQATIAVNRGGSFVDIRTEEEFASGHIHGSKHVPLAKIRAGETKVLDKLKDAPIVTVCNYGNSARTAAALLEKAGFTKVSVLQGGLQSWRNANMPLSKKK, encoded by the coding sequence ATGGACCAATTTATCCAGTTTGTTACCGAACATTATATCTTGAGCGCACTCTGGCTCGCAGTGTTTACGTTTTTAGTACTTGATATCGTGAAGCGTCGATTTTCTGCAGTGACAACATTAAGCGCACAGCAAGCAACTATTGCAGTGAACCGTGGAGGCTCCTTCGTCGATATTCGTACCGAAGAAGAGTTTGCAAGCGGCCATATTCATGGCTCTAAACATGTTCCTCTCGCGAAAATTCGTGCAGGTGAAACAAAGGTGCTTGATAAATTAAAAGACGCCCCCATTGTAACTGTATGCAATTATGGCAACAGTGCACGTACTGCGGCAGCACTCCTAGAAAAAGCGGGCTTTACTAAAGTATCTGTTTTGCAAGGCGGGCTACAAAGCTGGCGTAATGCGAATATGCCTTTAAGCAAAAAGAAATAA
- a CDS encoding phosphoglycerate mutase gives MTSHSARKQPLVLLILDGWGVRDDAPDNAISHAHTPVLDALYESVPNTLVDGSGMAVGLPEGQMGNSEVGHVNLGAGRIVYQDFTRITKAIEDESFAANAVLLEGLEGAISKGKTIHVMGLLSPGGVHSHEDHLLAMVQLAHKKGAQSIQVHAFLDGRDTPPRSALASIEKFETAFAKIPGAQFASLCGRYFAMDRDNRWDRIEKAWNLLTKGEGEFHAENASEGLKSAYARDESDEFVKPTWLESASPIADGDAVFFINFRADRAREITRAFVDTEFKHFERHAPKLSAFVMLTEYAADIDAPVAFPPESLNNVFGEWLAKHDKTQLRISETEKYAHVTFFFSGGREDEFPGEKRVLIPSPQVATYDLQPEMSSAALTDALVDAIASGEYDAIICNYPNGDMVGHTGNFDAAVKACEAVDACIGRVLEALKEHGGECLITADHGNAEQMADHMTGQSHTAHTSNLVPFIYVGRDAQPVSGGRLCDIAPTMLHLMGMEQPKEMTGKPLMQLKSS, from the coding sequence ATGACATCGCATTCTGCTCGCAAGCAACCTCTCGTATTACTGATTCTCGATGGCTGGGGTGTGCGTGATGACGCACCCGATAACGCCATTAGTCATGCTCATACACCGGTACTAGATGCCCTTTATGAATCAGTTCCAAACACCCTCGTAGACGGTTCCGGTATGGCCGTCGGACTGCCTGAGGGGCAAATGGGAAATTCAGAAGTTGGGCACGTAAATTTAGGTGCCGGCAGAATTGTGTATCAAGATTTCACCCGCATTACGAAAGCGATTGAAGACGAGAGCTTTGCTGCAAATGCAGTGCTTTTGGAAGGCTTAGAGGGTGCCATCAGTAAAGGTAAAACCATTCATGTCATGGGCCTCTTATCTCCTGGAGGCGTACACAGCCATGAAGACCACCTGCTCGCAATGGTGCAGCTTGCGCATAAAAAGGGCGCACAGTCTATTCAAGTTCATGCCTTCTTAGACGGGCGAGATACCCCGCCACGTTCAGCGTTAGCAAGTATTGAAAAGTTTGAAACGGCATTTGCCAAAATTCCAGGTGCTCAGTTTGCAAGTCTATGTGGTCGGTACTTTGCGATGGATAGAGACAACCGCTGGGATCGTATCGAAAAAGCATGGAACTTACTCACTAAAGGTGAAGGCGAGTTCCACGCTGAAAATGCCTCTGAAGGCCTAAAGAGTGCTTACGCTCGAGACGAGTCCGATGAGTTTGTGAAACCTACTTGGCTGGAGAGTGCATCTCCGATTGCCGATGGCGATGCGGTATTTTTCATAAACTTTCGAGCCGATCGGGCGCGAGAAATTACGCGCGCATTTGTAGACACCGAATTTAAGCACTTTGAACGACATGCCCCCAAACTTTCTGCTTTTGTCATGCTTACAGAATATGCTGCCGACATTGATGCGCCTGTCGCTTTCCCGCCTGAGAGTTTAAATAACGTTTTTGGTGAGTGGCTTGCGAAGCACGACAAAACCCAGCTCCGCATTTCTGAAACGGAAAAATACGCACATGTCACCTTCTTTTTCAGTGGTGGCAGAGAAGACGAATTCCCCGGCGAAAAGCGTGTACTTATTCCCTCACCACAAGTAGCAACTTACGACTTACAACCAGAAATGAGCTCCGCAGCGTTAACTGACGCGCTCGTTGACGCCATTGCGTCGGGTGAGTACGACGCCATTATTTGTAATTATCCAAATGGCGATATGGTAGGACATACTGGGAATTTTGATGCTGCAGTGAAGGCTTGTGAAGCCGTAGATGCTTGTATTGGCCGAGTTTTAGAAGCGTTAAAAGAACATGGCGGCGAATGTCTAATTACTGCTGATCATGGGAACGCAGAGCAAATGGCTGACCACATGACCGGCCAGTCTCATACCGCTCATACGAGCAATTTAGTGCCATTTATTTATGTGGGCCGAGATGCACAACCGGTCAGTGGAGGGCGCCTTTGTGACATCGCGCCCACAATGCTCCATCTTATGGGTATGGAGCAACCGAAAGAAATGACTGGCAAACCACTAATGCAACTCAAGAGCTCTTAG
- a CDS encoding Septal ring factor EnvC, activator of murein hydrolases AmiA and AmiB, which yields MQRGICTLKLLVLLCLFGSLVGVTPLAIGQQSNDERARTEAQLRALQEEIAARQASLTAHRDRLNASQRALRDIEQRVNNTSQALAETERELALINRQIESLATEKSILQSELQQQAGLLEDQIDAAYRAGNYQVLELLLNQADPSRLERLMEYYRFMNAARLDELATLHAKEAELVAVENQLTEAETRLREERNEQARQRNQLAEEMRQREQQIARIAAESASEAERLNALRQNEQELTELLATLSEVSRNVPVNLTGLANARNGLAWPVDGSIRHRFGEARSSQVSWSGLVFDAPAEASIKVVADGRVLFADWLRGFGLLIVVDHGEGYMSLYGYNQALLFDVGENVRAGETIAMVGQSGGQQEPGLYFELRHRGQAINPLRYLRASPR from the coding sequence ATGCAAAGAGGCATTTGCACATTGAAATTATTGGTGCTGCTATGCCTCTTTGGCTCTCTTGTGGGAGTTACACCACTCGCGATAGGTCAACAGAGTAACGACGAGCGCGCGCGCACAGAAGCGCAATTGAGAGCGCTTCAGGAAGAAATTGCAGCACGCCAAGCTTCTCTAACTGCCCACCGGGACCGACTTAACGCGAGTCAACGCGCACTGCGAGATATTGAGCAACGCGTTAATAATACTTCGCAAGCATTAGCCGAAACAGAACGTGAACTTGCCTTAATCAATCGTCAGATTGAGTCGTTGGCAACCGAAAAAAGTATTCTGCAAAGCGAGCTTCAACAACAAGCTGGTCTCTTGGAAGATCAAATCGACGCTGCTTACCGAGCTGGCAATTATCAGGTGCTAGAGCTCCTGCTAAACCAAGCGGATCCGAGTCGATTGGAACGACTCATGGAATATTACCGGTTTATGAATGCCGCACGGCTTGATGAGCTTGCCACCTTGCATGCGAAAGAGGCGGAGCTCGTAGCAGTTGAAAACCAACTTACGGAAGCAGAAACACGTTTACGCGAAGAACGAAACGAACAAGCGCGGCAACGTAATCAGCTCGCCGAAGAAATGCGCCAGCGTGAGCAACAGATCGCTCGCATCGCAGCGGAGTCTGCGTCGGAAGCAGAGCGATTGAATGCGCTCAGGCAGAATGAGCAAGAACTTACAGAGTTACTCGCTACACTCTCTGAGGTGTCTCGAAACGTGCCGGTTAACTTGACCGGACTTGCGAACGCGCGAAATGGCCTTGCATGGCCAGTAGATGGCAGCATTCGACACCGTTTTGGAGAGGCCCGCAGCTCACAAGTAAGCTGGAGTGGCTTGGTTTTCGATGCGCCCGCAGAAGCATCAATAAAGGTTGTCGCCGACGGTCGTGTGCTATTTGCCGATTGGTTGCGCGGTTTCGGTTTGCTTATCGTTGTGGATCATGGCGAAGGGTACATGTCGTTATATGGCTATAACCAAGCACTTCTGTTTGATGTCGGCGAAAATGTTCGAGCCGGTGAAACCATCGCAATGGTGGGTCAGAGCGGTGGTCAGCAAGAGCCCGGGCTCTATTTCGAGCTCCGCCATCGAGGTCAAGCCATTAACCCACTGCGCTATCTCCGCGCCTCTCCTCGTTAA
- a CDS encoding His Kinase A (phospho-acceptor) domain-containing protein, with translation MAGVSHEINTPVGIAVTAASTLDEFTRKTIGKMEKGELTRSEFSQYGERVTESTHLILSSLQRARTLISSFKQVAVDQSSEQPRRFLMSDFFEEVRHSLHPIYRQQKHKLITECKEQIEIETYPGALFQVLSNLVSNSTVHAFDKPGGKMRVQAELRGDNVVVTYSDNGKGMAPEVLAKAFDPFFTTKRGTGGSGLGLHIVYNFFTQVLHGEIKLTSQAGKGMKAVLVFPRYLNEERRGDSAVG, from the coding sequence GTGGCAGGCGTTTCCCATGAAATTAATACGCCTGTAGGCATTGCGGTTACCGCCGCCTCAACGCTTGACGAATTTACCCGCAAAACGATTGGGAAAATGGAGAAAGGGGAGCTTACGCGCTCAGAATTCAGTCAATACGGAGAGCGGGTGACCGAATCGACACATTTAATTTTGAGTAGCCTTCAGCGTGCGCGTACTTTAATTTCGAGTTTCAAACAGGTTGCCGTAGACCAGTCAAGTGAACAGCCACGGCGGTTCTTGATGAGTGATTTCTTTGAAGAAGTGCGCCACTCTTTGCATCCTATTTATCGGCAGCAAAAGCACAAGCTGATCACCGAGTGCAAAGAGCAAATTGAGATAGAAACCTACCCAGGTGCCTTGTTCCAAGTACTCAGCAATTTGGTCTCCAATTCAACGGTGCATGCCTTTGATAAGCCGGGCGGGAAAATGCGAGTGCAAGCTGAACTTCGTGGCGACAATGTGGTAGTCACGTATTCAGATAATGGTAAAGGAATGGCACCCGAAGTTCTCGCGAAAGCCTTCGACCCTTTCTTCACTACGAAGCGGGGAACTGGCGGTTCAGGTTTGGGTTTACATATCGTTTATAACTTCTTTACCCAGGTGTTGCACGGAGAAATTAAATTAACCAGTCAGGCAGGGAAGGGCATGAAAGCGGTTTTAGTTTTCCCTCGTTATCTTAACGAGGAGAGGCGCGGAGATAGCGCAGTGGGTTAA
- a CDS encoding hypothetical protein (manually curated), with the protein MDCRAGCGACCIAPSISSPIPGMPNGKPANTRCIHLTEEYLCDIFHHPERPQVCADFSAAPDICGTSRSEALILLERLEIETSL; encoded by the coding sequence ATGGATTGTAGAGCAGGGTGCGGTGCTTGCTGTATCGCGCCCTCGATTTCCAGCCCCATTCCGGGCATGCCGAACGGTAAACCTGCAAATACCCGTTGCATCCACCTCACAGAAGAATATCTTTGCGATATTTTTCATCATCCTGAACGTCCTCAAGTCTGTGCTGACTTTTCGGCTGCACCTGATATCTGCGGCACAAGTCGGAGTGAAGCACTAATTTTGCTTGAACGTCTAGAAATTGAAACATCACTATAA